A region of the Chryseobacterium cucumeris genome:
GAGAGAATCCTAAAGCCAACTCAAGTTTTTGACCTGCGTGTGAAGCTCTATATCCTACCCCTACTAGTTCAAGTTTCTTTTCGAAACCTGCACTTACACCAACAATCATGTTGTTGATTAACGCTCTGTATAAACCGTGAAGCGCTTTGTGTTGTTTAGAATCAGATGGTCTGTTTACGTTAAGTTCACCATCTTTCTGTTCTATAGTAATTCCTGCAGTAAGCTCCTGAGAAAGCTCTCCTTTAGCTCCTTTTACAGTTACTACACCGTTGTTTTCAGTGATTGTAACTCCTGCTGGAATTGTTATAATTGCTTTACCAATTCTTGACATTTTCCTCTGATTAAAAATTAATAAACATAGCAGATTACTTCACCGCCTACTTTCTCTTCTCTAGCTTTCTTGTCAGTCATTACTCCTTTAGAAGTAGAGATGATAGAAATACCCAAACCGTTTAGTACTCTTGGAAGCTCAGCTGAACCTTTGTACTGTCTCAAACCTGGTCTAGAAGCTCTTTGAATAGACTTGATAGCCGGTTTGTTAGTTTGCTTATCATACTTTAAAGCGATTTTGATCACTCCTTGAACAGCGTTATCTTCAAACTTGTAGTTTAAGATATACCCTTGATCAAATAAGATCTTAGTAATCTCCTTTTTGATTTTCGATGCAGGAATTTCCACCACTTTGTGGCCTGCGCTTTGTGCGTTCCTTACTCTTGTTAGGAAATCTGAAATTGGATCTGTTACCATTTTTCTTTTATAAATTATTGGTTAAAGAACAATCAGTTTTGCAAAGACTTGAAGAGTAAAATATCAGACTTCAGAAATCTTCGGTCTGATATTTTTATCTTTAGTATCTGAACAACTTAATTGTCCCGATTTTTAATTAGTAATAATTACCAACTAGCTTTTCTTACACCTGGGATAAGACCGTTGTTTGCCATTTCTCTGAAAGTTACTCTGGAAATACCGAACGTTCTCATGTATCCTCTTGGTCTACCTGTTAGTTTACATCTGTTGTGTAATCTTACAGGAGAAGCATTTTTAGGCAATTTTTGAAGTCCTTCGTAATCACCAGCTTCTTTAAGAGCTTGTCTTTTAGCAGCGTATTTAGCAACTAGTGCTTCTCTTTTGCGCTCACGCGCTTTCATTGATTCTTTAGCCATTTCTTAGTTCTTTTTAAATGGTAAACCGAAGTGAGTTAATAATGCTTTAGCTTCTTTATCTGTTTTCGCAGTAGTAACGAAAGTGATGTCCATCCCCTGGATTTTTTTCACTTTGTCAATTACGATTTCAGGGAAGATAATCTGCTCAGTAATACCTAAGTTGTAGTTACCTCTACCATCGAAACCATCAGCTTTGATACCAGAGAAATCTCTGATACGTGGTAAAGCAGAAGCAGTAAGTCTGTCTAAGAATTCATACATCTGGTTTCCTCTTAAAGTAACTTTTGCACCTACAGGCATACCTTTTCTCAATTTGAAAGCAGCTTCGTCTTTCTTAGAGATTGTACCAACAGCCTTTTGACCTGTGATATTTGTAAGCTCTTCTACAGCATAATCAATGATTTTTTTGTCTGCAGTAGCATCACCTAAACCTTGTGATACAACGATTTTCTCTAATTTAGGTACTTGCATTACTGACTTATACCCGAATTCTTCCATCATTGCAGGAACAATTGTCTCTTTATATGCTTTTTTGGGTCTTGCTATATATTCCATGTTAATTCAAATTATAAAGTTTCACCCGTTTTTTTGTTAATTCTTACTTTCTTATCTCCTTCGATTTTGTAACCGATTTTGATAGCTTTTCCGTCTTTACCAACTAAAGCTACGTTTGAGATATGAATAGAAGCTTCCTTCTCAGTAATTCCTCCTTGAGGATTAGAAGCTGAAGGCTTAACGTGTTTTTTAACGATGTTAAGTCCTGCAACGATTACTCTTGGGTCTCTACCTTCTTTCTTGATCACTTCAATAACTTCACCAGTCTTACCTTTGATATCTTTCTTACCAGTAGTAATGATTACGTTATCTCCTCTTTTTATTTTTAACTTTGACATTTCTTTTAAAAATTTTTAAAATTAAAGTACTTCAGGAGCTAATGAAATGATTTTCATATATTCTTTGTCTCTCAACTCACGAGCAACTGGTCCGAAAACACGCGTTCCTCTCATTTCTCCCGCTGCGTTTAGTAATACACAAGCATTGTCGTCGAATTTGATGTATGAACCATCTTTTCTTCTTACTGCTTTCTTAGTTCTTACTACTACAGCTTTAGATACCTGACCTTTTTTAGCGTTTCCAGATGGCGTAGAATCCTTGATCGTAACAACGATTTTATCACCAACTGAAGCATATCTTCTTCTGGTTCCTCCCAGAACTCTGATCACTAGTACTTCTTTAGCACCTGTGTTATCAGCAACTTTTAATCTTGATTCTGTTTGTAACATTATTACTTAGCTTTTTCAATGATTCTTACTAATCTCCATCTCTTGCTCTTGCTCAAAGGTCTAGTTTCCTGGATCAAAACTGTATCACCTTCTGTGCATTCGTTGTTCTCGTCGTGTGCAGTATATTTTTTCGTTTTCAAAACGAATTTACCGTACATCGGGTGCTTTACTCTTGTAGTTTCACTAACAACAATAGTTTTTTCCATTTTATTGCTGGAAACCACTCCGATTCTTTCTTTTCTTAAATTTCTATCCATTGTAAAATGAAATTATTGTTTGTTAGTTAACTCAGTGTTTAGTCTTGCGATTGTTTTTCTCAAATCTCTGATTTGAATCGGGTTTTCAATTGGGCTGATTGCATGAGCCAATTTCAATTTAGAATATTGAGCTTTTGCTTCAGTTAATTGAGCTTGAATATCACCCGCGCTTAAATTTTTAATATCAGCATTTTTCATTGTATTCAAAGATTATAGAGGTTTAACAAAATCGTTAGCAACGATGAATTTAGTAACTACTGGTAATTTTTGTGCAGCAAGTCTTAAAGCTTCCTTAGCGATATCGTAAGGTACACCTCCAACTTCGAACATAATTTTACCTGGTTTTACTACAGCTACCCAATATTCAACAGCACCCTTACCTTTACCCATACGTACTTCCGCTGGTTTCTTAGTAATTGGCTTATCTGGGAAGATTTTGATCCATAGTTGACCTTCTCTCTTCATATATCTTGTCGCAGCGATACGAGCCGCTTCAATCTGTCTTGCAGTGATCCAAGCTCCTTCCGTTGCTTTGATCCCAAAAGTTCCGTAAGCAAGTTGACTACCTCTCTGGGCATTCCCCTTCATCTTCATCTTATGAACTCTACGGAATTTGGTTCTTTTTGGTTGTAACATAATTTCTAAATTTTAGATTTTAGATTTTAGATTTTAGATTTTTTTTATTTTAAAAAAGTAACGGTAATTTAAAATTCAAAATTTCTAATCTAAAATTTTAATTATTATTGTTATTGTTGTTGTTTTTTCTAGGTCTTCTGTTGTCTCTGTCTCCTCCTCTGTTTCCTCTGTCTGACTGACCTCCTTTTTTCTGTTGTCCCACTAGTGGAGAAAGTTCTCTTTTACCGTAAACTTCACCCTTCATGATCCAAACTTTTACCCCTAGTCTACCGTAAGTAGTGTGAGCTTCTGCCCAGTGGTAATCAATATCAGCTCTGAAAGTTGACAATGGAATTCTTCCTTCTTTGAAAGATTCTGATCTTGCCATTTCAGCTCCGTTTAATCTACCAGAGATTTGAACTTTGATACCTTCAGCACCCATTCTCATAGTACTTGCCATTGCCATTTTAACAGCTCTTCTGTAAGAAATTCTGTTTTCAATTTGCTTAGAAATACTATCAGCAACTAGTACAGCATCTAATTCAGGTCTTTTGATTTCGAAAATGTTGATTTGAATATCCTTACCAGTCAATTTCTTCAACTCTTCTTTCAATTTATCAACTTCCTGACCTCCTTTACCGATGATAAGTCCCGGTCTAGCAGTAGTAATAGTTACTGTAACTAATTTTAAAGTTCTTTCAATATAAATTTTTGAAATACCACCTTTAGATAATCTAGCTTCAAGGTATCTTCTGATTTTGTAGTCTTCAGCGATTCTGTCTCCATAATCGTTTCCACCAAACCAGTTAGAATCCCATCCTCTGATGATACCTAATCTGTTACCAATTGGATTTGTCTTCTGTCCCATACCTTGATTAATTTTCTTTGTTACCTAAGATTAATGTAACGTGGTTAGATCTTTTTCTGATTCTATACCCTCTACCTTGTGGAGCTGGTCTTAGTCTCTTCAATTGTCTTGCACTATCCACAAATATTTCTTTAACGATAAGGTTTGCTTCCTCGATGTCAGCACCTTCGTTTTTCACTTGCCAGTTAGCCATAGCAGAAAGAAGTAATTTCTCTAACTTGTTAGAAGCATCCTTCTTAGAATATTTTAGGATATAAAGTGCTTTGTCTACCTGCTCTCCTCTAATGATATCAGCAACTAATCTCATTTTTCTTGGAGAAGACGGGCAATTATTTAATGAAGCTTTTACAACGTCTTTGTTAGCTTCTTTTCTTGCGATTGAACTATCTTGTTTTCTTGATCCCATGATTATCTGCTTCCTTTGTTTTTGTTACCACCATGACCTCTGAAAGATCTTGTTGGAGAAAATTCGCCTAACTTGTGACCAACCATGTTTTCTGTAACGTAAACAGGGATAAAAGATTTCCCGTTGTGTACAGCAATAGTTTGTCCTACGAAGTCCGGAGAGATCATAGATGCTCTAGACCAAGTTTTGATAACTGTCTTCTTACCAGACTCTATATTTGCCTGAACCTTCTTATCTAAAGTATGATGAATGAACGGTCCTTTTTTAAGTGATCTTGCCATAATTATTTTCTTTTAGATACGATGTAACGGTTAGACACTTTGTTTTTCTTTCTAGTTTTGTAACCTTTAGCCGGTTTACCGTTTCTAGATCTTGGGTGACCTCCTGAAGAACGTCCTTCACCACCACCCATTGGGTGATCTACTGGGTTCATTACAACCGCTCTTGTTCTTGGTCTTCTACCTAACCATCTGCTTCTACCAGCCTTACCTGATACAGTTAATTGGTGATCTGAGTTGGAAACAGAACCAATCATTGCCATACATTCAGTAAGGATCATTCTTGATTCTCCTGAAGGTAACTTGATGATTGCATATTTACCATCTCTTGAAGTTAATTGAGCTGAAGAACCAGCACTTCTTGCTAAAATTGCACCTTGTCCAGGCTTCATTTCAACACAAGAGATTACAGTACCCAATGGAATATTTTTCAATTTCATTGCGTTACCTACGTTTGGTTCAACGCTTTCTCCTGATACTACTTTCTGATCAACTTTGATACCGTTTGGAGCGATGATATATCTCTTCTCTCCGTCTGCGTACTCTAATAAAGCGATAAATGCAGTTCTGTTTGGATCGTATTCTACAGATTTTACAGTAGCTTCAACGTTTGCTTTGTTTCTTTTGAAGTCAATAATTCTGTATTTCTTTTTGTGTCCACCTCCGGTGTAACGCATGGTCATTTTACCTGTTTGGTTACGTCCACCTGACTTTTTAATACCAACTGTTAGAGATTTCTCTGGTTTGTTGGTAGTAATTTCCTCAAAATTGTTTACAATTCTGAATCTCTGTCCCGGGGTGATAGGTTTTAATTTTCTAACAGACATTACTATTATTTATAATTAATAATTAATTTACAGCAAAAATATCGATAACCTCACCTTCAGCAAGTTTGATTACCGCTTTTTTCAATTTATTTGTCTTTCCTACTTGAAGACCTTTTTTAGTGTATTTTGAAGAAACCTTCGGAGCATAAATCATTGTGTTAACGTCTGCTACTTTTACACCGTAAGCCGCTTCAACAGCTTTTTTGATCTCGATTTTATTCGCCTTAGGATTCACTAAGAAAGAATAAGAACCTCTTAAATCTGTAAGGTAATTAGCCTTTTCTGAAATAACTGGTTTAATAATAACTGACATGATTTATTTCTTTAAATTTTCCTGGAATTTTTCAACTGCACCTTCGAAGAAAATGATCTCACCAGCGTTTACTAAATCGTAAGAACTGATCTCGTTGAAGTTCATTACTTTAGTTTTAGGTAAGTTTCTTGAAGATAAATACACATTCTTGTTAGCTTCAGGAAGAACGAATAAAGATTTTTTACCGTTAAGTTCCAATGCATTTAATACATTGATGAAATCTTTAGTCTTAGGAGCGTCAAAGCTCACATCTTCTAAAACTTTAATGCTGTTGTCTCTCATTTTTTGAGATAAAACAGATTTCTTAGCCAATCTCTTAAGAGCTTTGTTCAATTTGAATCTGTAGTCTCTTGGTTTTGGTCCGAATACTCTACCTCCACCTCTGAATACTGGAGATTTGATATCACCGTATCTAGCAGATCCTGATCCTTTTTGCTTCTTAAGCTTTTTAGTAGAAGCAGTAATTTCGCTTCTTTCTTTTGCTTTATGAGTACCTTGTCTTTGAGCAGCAAGATACTGTTTAACTTCTAAGTAAACCGCGTGCTGATTTGGCTCAATTCCGAATACTGTTTCGTCTAGAGTTACTTTTCTTCCGGTCTCTTTTCCTGATGTATTTAATACTACTAGTTCCATTTTCTGATAATTACATAAGAATTTTTAGCTCCCGGAACAGCACCTTTTACTACTAAAAGATTTTGTTCTTGATCAACTTTTAACACTTGAAGGTTTTGAACAGTTACCTGCTTACCTCCCATTCTTCCAGCCATTCTCATCCCTTTGAATACTCTTGAAGGGTCTGAACCAGCACCGATAGAACCTGGAGCTCTAAGTCTGTTGTGCTGACCATGAGTTGCCTGCATTACACCTCCAAATCCGTGTCTCTTAACAACACCCTGGAAGCCTTTACCTTTTGAAGTTCCTGTTACGTCAACATATTCACCTTCAGCGAATAAATCAACTTTTACTTCTTCTCCTACTTTTACTTCATCAACGAACTCTCTGTAGAATTCAACTAATTTAGCTTTAGGAGCAGAACCAGCCTTTTTAAAATGACCAGCTAACGCTTTACCAACGTTCTTCTCACTCTTGTCATCGAAACCTAACTGAACAGCTTTATAACCGTCTTTTTCTAAGGTTCTGACCTGTAAAACCGAGCATGGACCAGCTTGGATAACTGTACAAGGAATGTTTTTTCCTTCTTCGTTAAACAAAGATGTCATACCGATTTTTTTACCAATAATACCTGACATTGTTTATATTATAATAAAATTTATCCTTTATTTATCCCCATTTTTCGGAAGTCTGAAGTAATTTCTACTTTTGATATAGGCATACTACGCCCCTAAAATGAGTGTGCAAATTTATGAATAATTTTGTAACTGACAAATATTTCGACTAAAATATTTTGATTTTTAATCATTTAGCAGTTTCAGAAAAAAAACTATCCAAAATTTTGAAAATATTCTTTGAAGTTCAAAAGAAAGTCATTAATATATTTTTTTCCGGCATCCGATTTTCTTACCACCAGATAATGTTTTCTTCTCAAACCTTTACTTCCGATTTTTTTAAATTTCAGCTCATCAGACAGCCTGAATGAATGCAATGCCCATTTCGGCATACAGGTAATCCCCATATTGGCCTGCACCATTTCCAAAGTAACTTCTGTTAACGGAACTGCTGAAATCTTCACAGGCATCATTCCGCTAGGATTAAGGAACCGATCGTAAACAGAAACGGTTTCTAAAGGAAAAGAATGAATGATTAAATGAGCATCCCGAAAATCCTCAGCACTAAGATATTCAGTATCATTTAAAAGGTTTTCTTTATGAATTACTGCAAAAACTTCATCCTCAAAAATCTCAATGCAGATCAATTCATTATTACCGGCAGGTTTTGAAGTGACCACTGCAATATCAATTTCATTGGATATGATTTTTTCCACAGGCTTATGAGTTGCTTCCAATACCAGATCCACTTCAATCTCAGGATATAATACTTTCATTTTCTGAATAAATAACGGTAGTCCCTGATAAAATGAGTAACATTCTGTACTGATTTTTATGGTACCCGCCGCTCCGGCTCTTATCTGTTGAATCTCATTCAGGCCATTCCCTATACTATCTATTACCGTACATGCAGTTTTGTAAAGCACACTTCCCTCCTCAGTAAGCTCCCATTTGTTCCTTGCCCTGTAAAACACTTTAAACCCGAGCTGGATTTCCAGATCTTTAAGCTGATGGCTTAATGCTGACTGTGTCAAAAAAAGTTTTTCAGAAGAACCTGCAATACTCCCTTCCTCCGCAATTGTTTTAATAAGTTTTAAAAACTTGATTTCCATAGCGCAAAGTTAATCATATAACAAAAAACACTATCTGAAAATATTTCATTTAACACTGCAGAACATTCAATTTCAATCTTAGGAAAAGAATAAACCCGATCATAGCTTTGCACTACAAACAATTTAACATTATGCAAGAACAAATTGAATTCTACCAGAAAAAATTAATGTATGAAATGGATCCTTCAGATTTATATGATGGATTTCAAAACAGCACAGATTACATTGCAGTAGATACCAGAAGACCACATGGCTATAGCAAAGAACACATCCCATCTGCAATTAATCTGCCCCATCAGGAAATGACAGAAGAAAGCACCCGGCACCTTGATAAGTCAAAAATATATGTCTGCTACTGCGACGGGATAGGCTGTAATGCTTCCACAAAAGGAGCTTTAAAAATGACCCAATTAGGATTTAAGGTGATGGAATTAATAGGAGGAATGGAATGGTGGAAATTTGATGGCTATGCCACAGAAGGAACAGATCCTACCAATGGTTCCGCTTTTGTATGCGCCTGCTAATCCATCAACATAAAGATATGAAAATAAGATTCGCCGAAGAAAAAGACATAAGTTCCATTATTGAATTATGTAAAGCCCATGCGCACTATGAAAGAAACTTTTTTAAGGAAGAAAACAAAAAGGAACAGCTCGCTAAACACCTCCTTGATCCGGATTCCCATATAAAATGTCTGGTTGCAGAATCTGATACTGAAATAACAGGATATGCAACATTTTTCAAACAGTTCTCCACCTGGGACGCAGGTTACTATATGTATGTTGACTGCTTATTCCTAAAAGAGAATGCAAGGGGAAACGGAACAGGAAAACAAATAATGGAATTAATAAAAATCCACTCAAAAGAAGAAGGCTGCTCGATGATTCAATGGCAAACCCCGGATTTTAATACAAGAGCCATTAAGTTCTACACTCTGCTTGGAGCGGAAAGAAAAAACAAAAAGAGATTTTTCTGGAAAGTACAAGTCAAATGATTTCTATTTTAAAATAGAGACCGCCTGAAGTCAGATGGTCTCTATTTTTAACTATTTAATTAAGCTGAATACAGCCTATTTTACAATAACCGTAACCCCTCTCTCTTCCAACGCAGACCGGTCTTCTTCACCGATACCATTATCTGTGATCAGATAATCCACTTCGTCCAATGAGGCAATTTTACCAAACCCCTTCTTATTCAGTTTGGACGAATCTGCCAAAACGACTGTCTTATCCGCACACTCAATCATTACCTGATTAAGATGTGCCTCCGCCGCATTGGAGGTACTGATTCCAAATTCAAGATCAATACCGTCTACCCCCAGAAAAAGTTTATTACAGGAAAACTGTTTGAGAATTCCTTCCGAAATGGATCCTACGATTGAAGTTGAACTTTTCCTCACCTCCCCTCCCAGTTGGATCACATTAATATTAGGATTGTTACAAAGCTCAATAGCCACCCTTAGTGAGGACGTTAAAACAGTAAGCGAATTGAAATTCACAAGCATTCTGGCAAGATAATGCATGGTTGTCCCGGATGCCAATATAATACAGTCGTTTTCGTGAATCAATGATAATGCAGCTTTGGCAATAACCTGCTTCGCTTCCACATTGATATTTTCTTTTTCACCCACATTTTTTTCATAAGCATATCTTACCTGCTTACTTGCTCCTCCATGATTTCTGAAAAGAAGCCCCAGGCTTTCGAGATAATTCAGATCCTTTCGGATCGTAACTGAAGAAACATTGAGCTTTTCACACAGATCCTGAACAAGTACATGCCCTTTCTCATCCAGCTCTTTAAGTATTTCATCCTGCCTTGGTAATAGCTTTTCCATTTTATTCGTTTCATCAAAATTACCGATTTTTTCCGATATTTTAAAATTTCATTTATTTTCTTTTTGCTTTCATTTTTAATTTATATATTTGAAAACGAAACATAAACGAAACATTTATGAAACGAAACGAAGAACTCAGTAAGTTAACCAATGTAAAAGAATGGGACTTTATTGTCATAGGAGGAGGAGCCAGTGGTTTAGGTTCAGCATTAGATGCGGTAAGCAGGGGATTCAAAACTTTATTGCTTGAATCTCATGACTTCGCAAAAGCAACATCCAGCAGAAGTACCAAATTGGTACACGGCGGAGTTAGATATCTCGCTCAGGGAGATGTCGGATTGGTAAAAGAAGCATTAAAAGAAAGAGGACTCTTAGCAAAGAACGCAGCACATATTGTAAAAAATCAGTCTTTTATTATTCCTAACTATACCTGGTGGGGAGGAATCTACTATAAGATAGGTTTATCTGTTTATGATTTCCTTGCGGGAAAACTAAGTTTGGGTAAAACGAAATACATCAGCAAAGCGAAAACCGTTGAAAAGCTTCCTACTATTGAACAAAATCACTTAATGAGTGGTGTTGTTTACCAGGATGGACAGTTTGACGACGCCAGACTTGCCATTAATCTTACCCAGACGATTATTGAAAAAGGAGGAAGTGCTGTTAACTATGTGAAAGTAATCAACCTTTTGAAAGATGCTTCTGATAAAGTAGTAGGCGTAGTTGCTGAAGACCAGTTTTCTAAACAGCAATATCAGATCCATGGTAAAGTAGTCATCAATGCCACTGGTGTATTTACGAATGACATTCTTAATATGAACAACCCTAAGCATGGTAAATTGGTGGTACCAAGCCAGGGAATTCACCTGGTACTGGATAAATCTTTCCTGAAAAGCGATGATGCCATCATGATTCCAAAAACATCAGACGGCAGGGTTTTATTTGTTGTGCCGTGGCACGACAGAGCCTTGGTGGGAACCACCGATACTCTTTTAAAGGATGAAAGCTTTGAGCCTCGTGCACTGGAAGAAGAAATCAGCTTTGTTTTAAATACAGCAAGACAATATCTGGCTAAAAAACCAACCCGTGAAGATGTGAAATCAGTTTTCGCAGGTCTTCGTCCGCTTGCCGCCCCTAAAGATGGAAGCAAAAGCACCAAAGAAGTTTCCCGTAGCCATAAAGTTATTACTTCAGAAACCGGATTAGTTTCTATTATCGGAGGAAAATGGACTACTTACCGTAAAATGGCAGAAGATACTGTAAACGAAGCCATGAAAGTTCACAGATTGGGAAATAGCCCATCTAAAACAGAACATCTTTCCATCCACGGAAATGTAAAACCAGAACAGGTAGACAGAACCAATCATCTGTATGTGTACGGATCTGATATTCCGGCAATCAAAAAATTACAGGAAAGTAATCCGCGCTATGCTCAAAAAATCCATCCTGATCATCCCTTCACCGTAGCAGAAGTGGTATGGGCCGTAAGAGCTGAAATGGCAGAAACCATTGAAGATATCCTGGCAAGAAGAGTACGTCTGCTTTTCCTGGATGCCAGAGCAGCGATAGACAGCGCTCATAACGTAGCAAGAATCCTTGCTGAAGAAAAAGGATACTCTGAAGAATGGGCGCAGCAGCAGGAAAATGAATTCATTGAACTGGCAAGAGGATATTTATTGACTCCTTATTCACCTAAAGTAATCAACCTAAATTAGCATTATATACATGAATGAAAAACTAATTCTCGCTCTAGACCAGGGAACAACTTCCTCCAGAGCGATTCTCTTCAATCACAGTGGAGAAATAGAATATGTATCTCAAAAAGATTTCAGACAAATATTTCCTACTCCGGGTTGGGTAGAACACAATCCAAACGAAATCTGGTCTTCACAGATCTCTGTAGCAGCTGAAGTTATTGCAAAGGCAGGAATTTCCGGATTGGAGGTGGCCGCTATCGGAATTACCAACCAGCGTGAAACTACAATTGTTTGGGATAAGGAAACCGGTGAGCCCATCTACAATGCCATTGTATGGCAAGACAGGAGAACTTCAAAATACTGCGACGAGCTGAAAGAACAGGGACATGCAGAAACCATCAAAGAAAAAACAGGACTGGTTCTGGATGCTTACTTTTCAGCAACCAAATTAAAGTGGATCCTTGATCATGTAGAAGGAGCAAGACAGAAAGCCGAAGAAGGAAAATTATGTTTTGGAACTGTTGACACATGGCTTGTGTGGAAACTTACCCGCGGAAAAATGTTCATCACAGATGTTTCCAATGCCAGCAGAACAATGCTTCTGAATATTCATACTTTAGAATGGGACAATGATTTATTAGAACTGTTCAATATTCCTAAAAACATTCTCCCTGAAGTCAAGCAAAGCAGTGAAATATATGGAGAAACAGCAACTACCCTTTTCTCTACCAAAATTCCAATCGCAGGTATTGCCGGCGATCAGCAGGCAGCTTTATTCGGACAGATGTGCACCACTCCGGGAATGGTAAAAAACACCTACGGAACAGGATGTTTCTTATTAATGAACACAGGAACGGAAGCAGTTTCTTCTAAGAACAACCTTCTTACAACAGTAGCCTGGAAAATCAATGGAGAAGTCAACTACGCTTTGGAAGGAAGTGTATTCGTAGGAGGCGCTGCTATTCAATGGCTAAGAGATGGTCTTAAGCTTATTCATTCTTCTGATGAAATCAATAAACTGGCAGCTTCCGTACCAGATAATGGTGGTGTTTACTTCGTACCTGCACTGACAGGTCTTGGCGCACCTTACTGGGATCAGTATGCCCGCGGAACGATTGTAGGAATTACCCGTGGAACTACTGATGCACACATTGCAAGAGCAACATTGGAAGGAATTGCATTTCAGGTTTATGATATTGTGAAAGCAATGGAAGCAGATTCAGGGAGAGCAAGTCTTGAATTAAG
Encoded here:
- a CDS encoding rhodanese-like domain-containing protein, whose translation is MQEQIEFYQKKLMYEMDPSDLYDGFQNSTDYIAVDTRRPHGYSKEHIPSAINLPHQEMTEESTRHLDKSKIYVCYCDGIGCNASTKGALKMTQLGFKVMELIGGMEWWKFDGYATEGTDPTNGSAFVCAC
- the glpK gene encoding glycerol kinase GlpK produces the protein MNEKLILALDQGTTSSRAILFNHSGEIEYVSQKDFRQIFPTPGWVEHNPNEIWSSQISVAAEVIAKAGISGLEVAAIGITNQRETTIVWDKETGEPIYNAIVWQDRRTSKYCDELKEQGHAETIKEKTGLVLDAYFSATKLKWILDHVEGARQKAEEGKLCFGTVDTWLVWKLTRGKMFITDVSNASRTMLLNIHTLEWDNDLLELFNIPKNILPEVKQSSEIYGETATTLFSTKIPIAGIAGDQQAALFGQMCTTPGMVKNTYGTGCFLLMNTGTEAVSSKNNLLTTVAWKINGEVNYALEGSVFVGGAAIQWLRDGLKLIHSSDEINKLAASVPDNGGVYFVPALTGLGAPYWDQYARGTIVGITRGTTDAHIARATLEGIAFQVYDIVKAMEADSGRASLELRVDGGASASDLLMQIQSDLFGFKITRPKTLETTALGAAYLAGLAVGYWKSIDEIQEQWIVDKDFHPQLNREQVDKMTHFWKKAVKSAQSWIED
- the rplC gene encoding 50S ribosomal protein L3; translation: MSGIIGKKIGMTSLFNEEGKNIPCTVIQAGPCSVLQVRTLEKDGYKAVQLGFDDKSEKNVGKALAGHFKKAGSAPKAKLVEFYREFVDEVKVGEEVKVDLFAEGEYVDVTGTSKGKGFQGVVKRHGFGGVMQATHGQHNRLRAPGSIGAGSDPSRVFKGMRMAGRMGGKQVTVQNLQVLKVDQEQNLLVVKGAVPGAKNSYVIIRKWN
- a CDS encoding LysR family transcriptional regulator; the protein is MEIKFLKLIKTIAEEGSIAGSSEKLFLTQSALSHQLKDLEIQLGFKVFYRARNKWELTEEGSVLYKTACTVIDSIGNGLNEIQQIRAGAAGTIKISTECYSFYQGLPLFIQKMKVLYPEIEVDLVLEATHKPVEKIISNEIDIAVVTSKPAGNNELICIEIFEDEVFAVIHKENLLNDTEYLSAEDFRDAHLIIHSFPLETVSVYDRFLNPSGMMPVKISAVPLTEVTLEMVQANMGITCMPKWALHSFRLSDELKFKKIGSKGLRRKHYLVVRKSDAGKKYINDFLLNFKEYFQNFG
- a CDS encoding glycerol-3-phosphate dehydrogenase/oxidase, which translates into the protein MKRNEELSKLTNVKEWDFIVIGGGASGLGSALDAVSRGFKTLLLESHDFAKATSSRSTKLVHGGVRYLAQGDVGLVKEALKERGLLAKNAAHIVKNQSFIIPNYTWWGGIYYKIGLSVYDFLAGKLSLGKTKYISKAKTVEKLPTIEQNHLMSGVVYQDGQFDDARLAINLTQTIIEKGGSAVNYVKVINLLKDASDKVVGVVAEDQFSKQQYQIHGKVVINATGVFTNDILNMNNPKHGKLVVPSQGIHLVLDKSFLKSDDAIMIPKTSDGRVLFVVPWHDRALVGTTDTLLKDESFEPRALEEEISFVLNTARQYLAKKPTREDVKSVFAGLRPLAAPKDGSKSTKEVSRSHKVITSETGLVSIIGGKWTTYRKMAEDTVNEAMKVHRLGNSPSKTEHLSIHGNVKPEQVDRTNHLYVYGSDIPAIKKLQESNPRYAQKIHPDHPFTVAEVVWAVRAEMAETIEDILARRVRLLFLDARAAIDSAHNVARILAEEKGYSEEWAQQQENEFIELARGYLLTPYSPKVINLN
- a CDS encoding GNAT family N-acetyltransferase → MKIRFAEEKDISSIIELCKAHAHYERNFFKEENKKEQLAKHLLDPDSHIKCLVAESDTEITGYATFFKQFSTWDAGYYMYVDCLFLKENARGNGTGKQIMELIKIHSKEEGCSMIQWQTPDFNTRAIKFYTLLGAERKNKKRFFWKVQVK
- a CDS encoding DeoR/GlpR family DNA-binding transcription regulator, with the translated sequence MEKLLPRQDEILKELDEKGHVLVQDLCEKLNVSSVTIRKDLNYLESLGLLFRNHGGASKQVRYAYEKNVGEKENINVEAKQVIAKAALSLIHENDCIILASGTTMHYLARMLVNFNSLTVLTSSLRVAIELCNNPNINVIQLGGEVRKSSTSIVGSISEGILKQFSCNKLFLGVDGIDLEFGISTSNAAEAHLNQVMIECADKTVVLADSSKLNKKGFGKIASLDEVDYLITDNGIGEEDRSALEERGVTVIVK
- the rplD gene encoding 50S ribosomal protein L4, which gives rise to MELVVLNTSGKETGRKVTLDETVFGIEPNQHAVYLEVKQYLAAQRQGTHKAKERSEITASTKKLKKQKGSGSARYGDIKSPVFRGGGRVFGPKPRDYRFKLNKALKRLAKKSVLSQKMRDNSIKVLEDVSFDAPKTKDFINVLNALELNGKKSLFVLPEANKNVYLSSRNLPKTKVMNFNEISSYDLVNAGEIIFFEGAVEKFQENLKK